The bacterium genome contains the following window.
GGTGCGCGCGAAGCCCTGATCGCTAACCTGTCCGTCCTTGATGTGAATGTGCACGATGTGCTCGTGGAAGAGGTCGAACGCCTCGCGGTAGTCTACGCCGCCGTGCATCAGGTTGGCCGGCTCATAGAGCACCCCGAAGTGCTTCGAGCCGACCGCCTCGCACAGGCGCCTGGCGTCACGGGGCGACCCGGCGAGGCTGCCGGCGTGGTTCTCCATGCCCATGTACACGCCGAGCTGCTCGGCCAGTGGCGCCGCCGCGGCGAAGCACGGGGCAATTCGGTCAATCTGCGCGGGATCCTCCCCGCTGCCCGGGATGATGCGAATAGAGCGGGCCCCGAGGGCCTTCGCCGCGCACAGCGTCGTCTCCAGGGCCTTCACCTCGGCGGCCCGCACCAGCGGGTTCTCGCTGGCGAAAGCCCGGCCGGGGTAGCTGCCCAGGTTCGCGATCTGCACGCCTGCGGCCTGCGCCTTGGCCAGCAACTCATCGAGACTGCAGGCTACGGAGATCAGCGAGAACTGCGGCATGTTGCCCCACAGGTCTACCTTGCGCAGGCCGGCCGCAGCCATGATCGCGAAGGCGGCTGCGGGGTCCAACTCGCGGACAGGGTAGGTGCACGAGGAGATGCGGGCAATGTCCATCGGGAAGCTCTCTTGGCGACGAGTGGTCGGGCGGGCGTACCGCCTCAGTTCGCGGGAGGCGTCAGCTTGAGCGCCTTACACACGTGCTGTCTGACTTCCGCCGGCGCAAAGGGTTTCTGGATGAAGAGATGCTCCCGGTGCGCGGTCTCGGGCATCATGTCCCTGGTCGTGATGACGATGACCGGCACCGTGGCGAGGTGCGGGTCGCTGGCCATCTGCTCCAGCACTTCCTCCCCGCTCACCAGGGGCATGATGAGGTCGAGCAGCACCAGGTCGGGGCGCCGATCCATCATCCACCGCAGCGCCTCGCTGCCGTTGTAGGCGACGGCGGTGTCCGCGCCGCACCCCTCGACCAGCTTCGCCAACAGAGTCGCAATGGGACGCTCGTCTTCGACGATGAGCACTACCGGCTTGGCCATGACCGCAACCTACCCTTCGCCCAGCACATCCCGCAGAGTCTGCTTGACCTGAGCCGGCTCAAACGGCTTGGGGATCAGTGGGAACGCATCCCTCTTGTAGCCCCGGGCGCTCTGCCGGGTGCTCAGCAGGATGATCGCGATATCCGCGAGATCCGGGTCGCCCTGGATCTCCTGGATCAGCTCCTCACCCGTCATCACCGGCATGATCAAGTCCACGATGGCGGCGTCAGGCTTCGTCTGCCTGATCTTCTGGAGCGCTTCGGCGCCATTGCCGGCTGTGTCCACCTGGCACCCCAACTCGCGCACGATCAGCGCCACCAACCTGACAATGGCCGCCTCGTCATCTACAACCAGGACGCGCTTGTCCTTCATCTCTTCGCCTCGGGAGCGCAGCGTTCACGGCGACCGTCGTTCCCTCATTTCGGCGTCGCCGTCAGAA
Protein-coding sequences here:
- a CDS encoding sugar phosphate isomerase/epimerase — its product is MDIARISSCTYPVRELDPAAAFAIMAAAGLRKVDLWGNMPQFSLISVACSLDELLAKAQAAGVQIANLGSYPGRAFASENPLVRAAEVKALETTLCAAKALGARSIRIIPGSGEDPAQIDRIAPCFAAAAPLAEQLGVYMGMENHAGSLAGSPRDARRLCEAVGSKHFGVLYEPANLMHGGVDYREAFDLFHEHIVHIHIKDGQVSDQGFARTHLGDGDIDYRWVIDSLESIGYKGDYALEYEICDLEAIETGLPRWVTYFQGL
- a CDS encoding response regulator, with translation MAKPVVLIVEDERPIATLLAKLVEGCGADTAVAYNGSEALRWMMDRRPDLVLLDLIMPLVSGEEVLEQMASDPHLATVPVIVITTRDMMPETAHREHLFIQKPFAPAEVRQHVCKALKLTPPAN
- a CDS encoding response regulator; the encoded protein is MKDKRVLVVDDEAAIVRLVALIVRELGCQVDTAGNGAEALQKIRQTKPDAAIVDLIMPVMTGEELIQEIQGDPDLADIAIILLSTRQSARGYKRDAFPLIPKPFEPAQVKQTLRDVLGEG